In Candidatus Devosia phytovorans, the DNA window TAACGATTTTATCGTTCAGAGCGAATAGATTACCCGTCGGCCATAACAAGATGGCATGATGGAGACGGGCTGTCATGCACCAGATGCAGCGCAGCCGCGAGTGGACAAAATGTCCGATGGCGCAGAAACCATCATAAGCCTAGAGCGCAGTCACCGAAGACAAGAAATGTGGCCCCATGTCTCGCTTTGCCAAAAGCCCCGCTGCTGTTTTGACTCCATTTTTGCTCGCCGGGTGCACCATGGCACCCTCGGGCGACGTGGCCATGCAGCAACGCGATCTCATCCTGATCGCAACCTTCCTGATGCTGCTGATCATCATTCCGGTGATGGTCCTGGTGGTGGTGTTTGCCCGCAAATACCGCCATGGCAACACCAAGGCGCGTTACGAGCCGGACTGGGATCACTCGACGCAGCTCGAACTGGTGATCTGGGCAGCGCCGCTGCTCATCATCATCTGCTTGGGCGCCGTGACCTGGGTGAACACCCATCTGCTCGATCCCTATCGCGAGCTCGGACGCATACGCCCCGGCGAGGCTGTGGCGGCAAACGTCGAGCCCCTGCTGGTTCAGGTCGTCGCCCTGGACTGGAAATGGCTGTTCATCTACCCGCAGTATGACGTGGCGACGATCAACGAGCTGGTGGCGCCGGTCGACCGGCCGATCAAGTTCGAGCTGACCTCCGACACGGTGATGAATGCCTTCTATGTGCCTTCGCTGGCCGGCATGATCTATGCCATGCCAGGCATGCAGACGCAGCTCCATGCCGTGATCAACGAGCCTGGCGAATACAAGGGCATCGCCGCCCACTATAGCGGCCACGGCTTCTCTGGCATGCATTTCAAGTTCCACGGCGTGGACAATGCCGGGTTCGACCAGTGGGTCGCCGATGTGCGCGGCTCTGGCGACATGCTCAACCGCCAGCGTTATTTCGACGTCGAGGCACGCAGCGAGAACAATCCGGTGCAGCATTTCGCCGGCGTCGAGAACGGGCTGTTCACGGCCATCGTCAATATGTGCGTCGAGCTCGACAAGATGTGCCAGAACGAAATGATGGCCATCGATGCCAGCGGCGGTAGCGAATCCGGGGCGCATAATATGGCGCCGGCGCTCTATTCGGGCGGCGATGCACGCCTGCAGGAAGTGCTGGGCGTTCGCCGCACTTATGTGGGCGCCATCTGCACCCCCGAGGAAGCCATCGCCACGACGGCTGCCATTCCCTCCATCCCCGCTCCCAATCCGGCGCCGCTCAAGGGCCTGGGCCTCAATCGCCCCAGTGTCATGACCGCCGAC includes these proteins:
- the cyoA gene encoding ubiquinol oxidase subunit II → MSRFAKSPAAVLTPFLLAGCTMAPSGDVAMQQRDLILIATFLMLLIIIPVMVLVVVFARKYRHGNTKARYEPDWDHSTQLELVIWAAPLLIIICLGAVTWVNTHLLDPYRELGRIRPGEAVAANVEPLLVQVVALDWKWLFIYPQYDVATINELVAPVDRPIKFELTSDTVMNAFYVPSLAGMIYAMPGMQTQLHAVINEPGEYKGIAAHYSGHGFSGMHFKFHGVDNAGFDQWVADVRGSGDMLNRQRYFDVEARSENNPVQHFAGVENGLFTAIVNMCVELDKMCQNEMMAIDASGGSESGAHNMAPALYSGGDARLQEVLGVRRTYVGAICTPEEAIATTAAIPSIPAPNPAPLKGLGLNRPSVMTADHREVFDWLAGKVASIESNASSAL